In Nonomuraea sp. NBC_00507, the following are encoded in one genomic region:
- a CDS encoding LysM peptidoglycan-binding domain-containing protein produces the protein MGKKRGGSAAGRVRAKAASGVGPGTAGSRRRRGGGAKGADRRWKRRAGVRRDRRAASRLERRAAPPVRLTRRGRAVLVVAVALLSLGGFWLGTRAVSHAAVKVVVPSTAGLPWVEVRQGDTLWAIADVLSGGEDPGAVVAEIKRLNGLPDSIIHPGTRLYVPRDIAGVVR, from the coding sequence GTGGGCAAGAAGCGTGGCGGGTCGGCCGCGGGCAGGGTGCGGGCCAAGGCGGCGTCGGGGGTCGGGCCGGGAACGGCTGGGTCGCGTCGCCGGCGGGGAGGCGGCGCGAAGGGCGCTGATCGCCGGTGGAAGCGCAGGGCCGGTGTGCGGCGTGATCGTCGCGCGGCGTCGCGGCTTGAGCGTCGCGCCGCGCCGCCGGTGCGGCTGACGCGCCGAGGGCGGGCCGTGCTGGTGGTGGCGGTTGCGTTACTGTCCCTGGGCGGGTTCTGGCTCGGCACACGTGCCGTCAGCCATGCGGCGGTGAAGGTCGTCGTTCCCAGCACGGCCGGGCTGCCGTGGGTGGAGGTGCGCCAGGGGGACACGCTCTGGGCCATCGCCGACGTGCTCTCCGGAGGCGAGGATCCCGGAGCCGTGGTCGCGGAGATCAAGCGCCTGAACGGGCTCCCCGACTCGATCATCCATCCCGGCACGCGCCTCTATGTCCCGAGGGACATCGCCGGAGTGGTGCGCTGA
- the nrdR gene encoding transcriptional regulator NrdR, which produces MHCPFCRHPDTRVIDSRSTDDGAAIRRRRTCPECGRRFTTQETVLLMVSKRSGVTEPFSRDKVVAGVRRACQGRPVSEDSLAQLGQRVEEAIRAKGAAELPSNEVGLAILGPLRELDEVAYLRFASVYRGFESLADFEAEIKQLKVEKGES; this is translated from the coding sequence GTGCACTGTCCGTTCTGTCGCCACCCTGACACCAGGGTCATCGACAGCCGCTCGACGGACGACGGCGCGGCCATCAGGCGCCGGCGCACCTGTCCGGAGTGCGGGCGCCGGTTCACCACGCAGGAGACCGTGCTGCTCATGGTGAGCAAGCGCAGTGGAGTGACGGAGCCGTTCTCGCGGGACAAGGTCGTCGCGGGCGTACGGCGGGCCTGCCAGGGAAGACCGGTCAGCGAGGACTCACTGGCGCAGCTCGGGCAGCGGGTGGAAGAGGCCATCAGGGCCAAGGGCGCGGCCGAGCTTCCCTCCAACGAGGTGGGCCTGGCGATCCTGGGCCCGCTGCGGGAGCTCGACGAGGTGGCCTACCTGCGTTTCGCATCGGTGTATCGCGGTTTCGAGAGCCTGGCGGACTTCGAGGCCGAGATCAAACAGTTGAAGGTGGAGAAGGGGGAGTCATGA